The following coding sequences are from one Natrarchaeobius halalkaliphilus window:
- a CDS encoding MATE family efflux transporter translates to MLRSLVSFLAGLLERGNIIERSRLRATVDLAWPRVVTGFARMSKQTADVAMVGIVLGAPAIAGLAFAYAYWQLVARLSLGLSGGTISLVSQYYGGDQPSLANRAITQSCLLATVFSAPFIVLFAFGSEGLIGLLGAEPAALEYGTIYLTLLAPALLFEFYNKIASRVFAGIGDTLTPMVIRAGGAALNIVLNAILIFGLEMGVAGAAIGTVVATVLITAGLAWGLFGRPYPRRGRLPVRLTLAGPTVDMTLLRPLVRVSTPLIFQEVARAVAVFPLLAIAGIFGSTVVAAYEIGRRIRDLMNSLSWGFSIASSSLVGRHLGANEEEIATNYGDEIIRFSLVAYVIFASLVIFFADSIAHLFVTDPETLSLATTFIQIAAIATIGLGIDSSATGALRGAGDTRWPFYGALIGLYVFTLPIAYLGVITPLGVAALYVAMLTETYISAAITYYRYRTGAWRGVSRSIRERAGQSTD, encoded by the coding sequence ATGCTTCGCTCTCTCGTTTCATTTCTCGCCGGCCTCTTAGAGCGCGGGAACATCATCGAACGCTCGCGACTCCGGGCGACGGTCGACCTCGCCTGGCCGCGCGTGGTGACGGGATTTGCTCGCATGTCAAAGCAGACGGCGGACGTGGCGATGGTCGGGATCGTACTCGGTGCTCCGGCGATCGCTGGCCTCGCGTTCGCCTACGCGTACTGGCAACTCGTTGCCCGACTCTCCCTTGGACTTTCGGGGGGGACGATCAGCCTCGTTTCACAGTACTATGGCGGCGATCAACCGTCGCTGGCTAACCGGGCGATTACACAGAGCTGTCTGCTTGCGACGGTGTTTTCAGCCCCGTTTATCGTTCTGTTCGCTTTCGGTTCGGAGGGGCTGATCGGGCTTCTCGGTGCCGAACCAGCCGCACTCGAGTACGGGACCATCTATCTGACGCTGCTCGCACCCGCACTTCTGTTCGAGTTCTACAACAAGATCGCGAGTCGCGTCTTCGCCGGTATCGGTGACACGCTCACCCCGATGGTAATCCGCGCGGGCGGTGCGGCGCTCAATATCGTTCTGAATGCGATTTTGATTTTCGGACTCGAAATGGGCGTTGCCGGCGCTGCTATCGGTACGGTCGTCGCGACCGTTCTCATCACTGCTGGACTGGCGTGGGGACTGTTCGGTCGTCCGTATCCACGTCGTGGTCGACTCCCGGTTAGGCTCACGCTTGCCGGGCCGACTGTAGATATGACTCTGTTGCGGCCGTTGGTCCGGGTAAGTACGCCGTTGATATTTCAGGAGGTCGCCCGAGCAGTCGCCGTCTTCCCACTGTTAGCTATCGCAGGAATCTTCGGTTCTACCGTCGTCGCTGCGTACGAGATCGGACGCCGTATCCGAGACCTGATGAACAGCCTTTCCTGGGGCTTTTCGATCGCCTCGAGCAGCCTCGTCGGAAGACACCTCGGTGCGAACGAGGAAGAAATTGCAACGAATTACGGCGACGAAATCATTCGATTTTCGCTCGTGGCATACGTTATCTTCGCGTCACTGGTGATTTTCTTTGCCGATTCGATCGCTCACCTATTCGTCACCGATCCGGAGACGCTCTCACTCGCGACGACGTTCATTCAGATCGCTGCAATCGCGACGATCGGTCTCGGTATCGACTCCTCTGCAACCGGCGCACTCCGCGGTGCGGGCGACACTCGATGGCCGTTTTACGGCGCTTTGATCGGTCTTTACGTGTTCACGCTCCCGATCGCATACCTCGGCGTGATTACGCCACTTGGCGTGGCCGCACTCTACGTCGCAATGCTCACCGAAACCTACATCTCGGCGGCGATCACCTACTACCGCTACCGGACCGGTGCCTGGCGCGGTGTCAGTCGCTCGATCCGCGAGCGGGCAGGGCAGTCGACGGACTGA
- a CDS encoding ABC transporter substrate-binding protein: MVAYPNRRTVLKSTVGAGLVGVAGCLGDENGETDDGETDDGTSDDDGGATDDGTGDEGDVAFPDEIQIGVPSPTEPVYAFPIYGDFQSQLDEHGTSLERTMFNGFTPMVAALMSGEIDFGYLTVEGIVGAINEGFPIVAFSGFLDEYVFVMIASPEIDTWEDLEGGRAATHSPNSMSTVVGEVMIDEELGSDAVDLINILGATDRLAALEADEVDAAIVPYSAALNAEDEGIGSILAAPWEYEKLQSNLASAWITLEDTYDENTDLYRTMADELSVSYEATYDGDLSEVTEQALAGGGEVFPDYGQDIWEQSLETVREIDVWPRDGDIPTENLERSQDLLVETGILEEDDRIDDGFIRI; this comes from the coding sequence ATGGTAGCATATCCTAACCGCCGAACAGTGCTCAAATCGACCGTCGGTGCCGGCTTGGTGGGTGTCGCCGGCTGTCTCGGTGACGAGAACGGTGAGACGGACGATGGTGAAACTGACGACGGAACGTCGGACGACGACGGTGGCGCGACCGACGACGGTACCGGCGATGAGGGTGACGTGGCGTTTCCGGACGAGATACAGATCGGCGTTCCGTCCCCGACTGAGCCGGTGTACGCGTTCCCGATTTACGGCGACTTTCAGTCCCAGTTAGACGAACACGGAACGTCGCTCGAGCGAACGATGTTCAACGGGTTTACCCCGATGGTGGCGGCGCTCATGAGCGGCGAGATCGACTTCGGTTACCTCACGGTCGAGGGAATCGTCGGAGCGATCAACGAGGGGTTCCCGATCGTCGCGTTCAGTGGGTTCCTCGATGAGTACGTGTTCGTCATGATCGCCAGTCCGGAGATCGATACGTGGGAGGATCTCGAGGGTGGTCGAGCGGCGACGCACTCGCCAAACTCGATGTCGACCGTGGTCGGTGAGGTAATGATCGACGAGGAACTGGGATCCGACGCCGTCGACCTGATCAACATTCTCGGTGCGACCGACCGACTCGCTGCGCTCGAGGCCGACGAAGTAGACGCTGCGATCGTTCCCTACAGCGCAGCGCTCAACGCCGAAGACGAGGGGATCGGATCCATCCTGGCTGCTCCCTGGGAGTACGAAAAACTCCAGTCGAATCTCGCTTCGGCCTGGATCACGCTCGAGGACACGTACGACGAAAACACGGACCTCTACCGGACGATGGCTGACGAACTCAGCGTCTCATACGAGGCTACCTACGATGGAGATCTCTCCGAGGTGACCGAGCAGGCGCTCGCCGGTGGCGGTGAGGTCTTCCCCGATTACGGCCAGGACATCTGGGAGCAATCGCTGGAGACGGTTCGTGAGATCGACGTCTGGCCGCGCGACGGTGACATCCCGACCGAGAACCTAGAGCGCAGTCAGGATCTCCTGGTCGAGACGGGCATTCTCGAGGAGGACGATCGTATCGACGACGGATTTATTCGAATCTGA
- a CDS encoding universal stress protein: MFHVVAGIDDNTERALEQAKAIASLPSAPEEVSVTLVHTFTFKEPETTIDDIEAVDAVRTHLDEQGIEHDTHEGDGEPSEYLVQYATEQDADLICVGGRKRTPAGKALFGSVSQQVLLGADRPVLVSPTP, translated from the coding sequence ATGTTTCACGTAGTTGCCGGCATCGACGACAACACGGAACGGGCACTCGAGCAAGCGAAAGCGATCGCGTCCCTTCCCAGCGCACCCGAGGAAGTCAGCGTAACGCTGGTTCATACGTTTACGTTCAAAGAGCCGGAAACGACCATCGACGATATCGAGGCCGTCGACGCCGTACGCACGCACCTCGACGAACAGGGAATCGAACACGACACCCACGAGGGGGACGGAGAGCCATCGGAATATCTCGTCCAGTATGCGACCGAACAGGACGCCGACCTCATCTGTGTCGGCGGTCGAAAGCGGACGCCCGCCGGAAAGGCGCTGTTCGGAAGCGTCTCCCAGCAGGTGTTGCTCGGAGCAGACCGACCCGTGCTCGTGTCACCGACTCCGTAA
- a CDS encoding CoA-transferase subunit beta, with translation MATEYTSRELMVTTAANEIRDDECAFVGMRLPLLAYQVAVSTHAPNSVAVFENGTVRDAPSDELIYTMGDLAHLDRSVSTTNMIDVMSRLQRGDVDIGFIGGAEIDRYGNLNTTRVRAGDRTIRLPGSGGACDISVLSDRTVIIMPHEPRRFVEEVTYRTSPGHGTGGDWRAAEGLRGGGPDALITTKGVFRFENGELTLSSVHPGVSVDEIHESIPWELRTAADGDEEIETTPEPTPTELEYVREFDPDGFWTE, from the coding sequence ATGGCTACTGAGTACACGAGCCGGGAGCTAATGGTGACGACCGCTGCGAACGAGATACGCGACGACGAGTGTGCGTTCGTCGGGATGCGACTGCCGTTGCTCGCCTACCAGGTCGCGGTCAGCACACACGCTCCGAACTCGGTTGCGGTGTTCGAAAACGGCACCGTTCGCGATGCACCGTCCGACGAACTTATCTACACGATGGGTGATCTCGCTCACCTCGACCGATCGGTCAGTACGACGAACATGATCGACGTTATGAGCCGTCTACAGCGGGGGGACGTCGATATCGGATTTATCGGCGGTGCGGAGATCGACCGATACGGTAACCTGAACACGACGCGCGTTCGCGCCGGCGATCGAACGATTCGCCTCCCCGGAAGCGGCGGTGCCTGTGACATTTCGGTGCTGTCCGATCGGACCGTCATCATCATGCCACACGAACCTCGCCGGTTCGTCGAGGAGGTGACGTATCGTACGAGCCCCGGTCACGGAACTGGAGGCGACTGGCGAGCGGCGGAAGGGCTTCGTGGCGGCGGACCGGACGCCCTCATCACGACGAAGGGCGTCTTTCGCTTCGAGAACGGAGAACTGACGCTCAGCTCCGTCCACCCCGGCGTTTCAGTCGACGAAATCCACGAGTCGATTCCGTGGGAGCTTCGAACGGCCGCGGACGGCGACGAAGAAATCGAGACGACTCCGGAACCGACGCCGACGGAACTCGAGTACGTCCGCGAGTTCGATCCGGACGGCTTCTGGACCGAGTGA
- a CDS encoding CoA transferase subunit A yields MPRDRSTTLTDAVERIEPGSSIAMGLALEHAIPFAVGHELVRQQRDELTLVGPISDVLFDQLVGAGLVDRIRAAWIGNASAGSGYCFRRAVESSDLEVEDHSNLSLAMALHAGSLGVSYLPTRSLLGSDLLSSESPFETETCPFTGETQVLVPAIKPDWTVVHAQRADRYGDVHYWGSRGVTEEAIGAADHVLVTCEELVEPSVIKSDPDRVVGTREQVDAVVECPMGAHPSPLTGCYRRDHDRYVSYHDRTETPEGYREWADEWVHGVDREEYVDRLDPDLRDLEETVAAEVHYGY; encoded by the coding sequence ATGCCACGCGATAGATCCACGACACTCACCGACGCCGTGGAACGAATCGAGCCAGGAAGTTCGATCGCCATGGGTCTCGCACTGGAGCACGCGATCCCGTTCGCGGTCGGTCACGAACTGGTGAGACAACAACGAGATGAACTGACGCTCGTCGGGCCGATCAGTGACGTGCTGTTCGATCAGCTCGTCGGTGCGGGCCTGGTCGACCGAATCCGAGCCGCCTGGATCGGAAACGCGAGTGCGGGCAGCGGCTACTGCTTCCGCCGTGCCGTCGAATCCAGCGATCTCGAGGTCGAGGATCACTCCAATCTGAGCCTCGCGATGGCGTTACACGCCGGTTCGCTGGGCGTTTCGTACCTTCCCACCCGTTCGCTGCTGGGTAGCGATCTCCTCTCGAGCGAGTCGCCGTTCGAAACGGAAACGTGTCCCTTCACCGGCGAAACACAGGTGCTCGTTCCGGCGATAAAGCCGGACTGGACGGTCGTTCACGCACAACGTGCCGACCGTTACGGCGACGTACACTACTGGGGGAGCCGTGGCGTTACCGAAGAAGCGATCGGAGCCGCGGATCACGTTCTCGTCACCTGTGAGGAACTCGTCGAGCCGTCGGTCATCAAGAGCGATCCCGATCGCGTCGTCGGTACCCGAGAGCAGGTCGACGCCGTCGTCGAATGTCCGATGGGCGCACATCCGAGCCCGCTGACGGGTTGTTACCGGCGTGACCACGACCGATACGTCTCGTATCACGACAGAACGGAGACTCCCGAGGGCTATCGGGAGTGGGCCGACGAGTGGGTTCACGGCGTCGATCGCGAGGAGTACGTCGATCGACTCGATCCCGATCTCCGGGATCTCGAGGAGACGGTCGCCGCGGAGGTGCACTATGGCTACTGA
- a CDS encoding DMT family transporter, producing MSNLAGIALAVLAALGLSIAVICIRIGTDDGRSVDALVVVLLTNIAILVPVTLALQNPLSGLTRTSLVSFAMAGLVGTFVGRAFFYASIERVGASRSEPIRASQPIYATLAAVIVLGEVLTPEHFAGILLIVLGVGAISWETASGSVQQTGRSYDLAFPFVAAFFYGIEPIFAKIGFATGTSVLVGLSIKTVVATAGFLAYLRWRNALPTSTELASSSLRWYVGAGIANTVFLLGYYAALEIAPVVLVVPIIQISPLLVAVLSFVFLKRLETVTVPLILSAVVVVVGGILVSIHG from the coding sequence ATGAGCAATCTGGCGGGTATCGCGTTGGCCGTACTGGCAGCGCTTGGGCTCTCGATCGCGGTTATTTGCATCCGTATCGGGACCGACGACGGTCGGTCTGTCGACGCGCTCGTCGTCGTGTTGCTTACCAACATCGCGATACTGGTTCCCGTGACGCTCGCGCTACAGAATCCGCTGTCGGGACTGACGAGGACGTCGCTCGTCTCGTTCGCGATGGCGGGACTGGTCGGGACGTTCGTCGGCCGAGCGTTCTTCTACGCGAGCATCGAACGCGTCGGTGCCAGTCGATCGGAACCGATCCGTGCCTCACAGCCGATTTACGCGACCCTCGCGGCGGTTATCGTGCTCGGAGAAGTATTGACCCCCGAGCACTTCGCCGGTATTCTGTTGATCGTTCTCGGCGTCGGCGCGATCTCGTGGGAGACTGCTTCGGGATCAGTTCAGCAGACGGGGCGATCGTACGATCTGGCGTTTCCGTTCGTGGCGGCGTTTTTTTACGGAATCGAGCCGATATTCGCGAAGATCGGGTTCGCGACCGGAACGTCGGTGCTCGTCGGTCTCTCGATCAAAACCGTCGTGGCAACTGCGGGCTTTCTCGCGTATCTCAGGTGGCGAAATGCGTTGCCAACCTCGACGGAGCTCGCGTCGTCTTCGCTCCGCTGGTACGTCGGTGCCGGCATCGCCAACACGGTCTTTCTCCTCGGGTATTACGCGGCGCTCGAGATCGCGCCGGTCGTGCTCGTCGTCCCGATCATCCAGATCTCACCGCTGCTCGTCGCTGTTCTCTCGTTCGTGTTCTTAAAACGGCTCGAGACCGTGACAGTTCCGCTGATTCTATCGGCGGTCGTGGTCGTCGTCGGGGGTATTCTCGTCTCGATTCACGGTTGA
- a CDS encoding universal stress protein has translation MTIVAAIDGTPSSETVVQTAHDVSSAFDEELIVLHVMEQEEYERIAERAKGPTSGTPSYPFTPSDSSVTLSTGGQSAEGYPIDTAAEDATTVARSFAEEALPADAAFSADGRVGEPTKKILESVERNDAHMLVIGGRKRSPVGKALFGSITQSVLLNSERPVLTCMHE, from the coding sequence ATGACAATCGTAGCGGCGATCGACGGCACGCCTTCCTCTGAGACGGTCGTTCAGACGGCCCACGACGTCTCGAGTGCGTTCGACGAGGAACTGATCGTTCTCCACGTCATGGAACAGGAGGAGTACGAACGGATCGCAGAACGAGCCAAGGGACCGACGAGTGGAACCCCGAGTTATCCGTTCACGCCGTCGGACAGTTCGGTGACGCTTTCGACCGGCGGCCAGAGCGCTGAGGGCTATCCCATCGATACCGCGGCCGAGGACGCAACGACCGTCGCCCGAAGTTTCGCGGAGGAAGCGCTGCCGGCCGACGCGGCGTTTTCTGCCGATGGTCGCGTTGGCGAGCCGACGAAAAAGATCCTCGAGTCCGTCGAGCGAAACGACGCACACATGCTCGTAATCGGCGGCAGAAAACGCTCGCCCGTCGGGAAGGCGCTGTTCGGAAGCATCACCCAGTCGGTACTGCTCAACAGTGAGCGGCCCGTACTGACGTGCATGCACGAATAA
- a CDS encoding VOC family protein, with protein MTPTLSQVYLMVTDLERSREFYETVFDLPIAETGSQSVAFETGRCELKLEQQFDDETLSAFGLSPPGDSRGDGAIAVLEVDDVDAVYERATEAGATTPFGPADVEWGRRILLVEDPDGYVFEVSRPLE; from the coding sequence ATGACACCGACGCTCTCACAGGTGTATCTGATGGTGACCGACCTCGAGCGATCGCGCGAGTTCTACGAGACGGTTTTCGACCTACCGATCGCTGAAACCGGCTCACAGAGCGTCGCGTTCGAGACCGGCCGCTGTGAGCTCAAACTCGAACAGCAGTTCGACGACGAAACGCTCTCCGCGTTCGGGCTCTCACCGCCCGGTGACAGTCGAGGCGACGGCGCGATCGCCGTCCTCGAAGTCGACGACGTCGACGCCGTTTACGAGCGGGCAACGGAGGCCGGGGCGACGACCCCGTTCGGTCCCGCGGACGTCGAGTGGGGTCGACGGATTTTGCTGGTTGAAGATCCGGACGGTTACGTATTCGAGGTTTCGCGTCCGCTCGAGTGA
- a CDS encoding EamA family transporter, whose protein sequence is MVNVLGLTFAVLAALALGVTSIFVRLGSRSGKSNEIVIVTFIANLTFVVPITLYWYYPNFGLTPRAIVAFAMAGTMGTFFGRALFYKSIETIGASRTEPIKATQPLHAAVIAALVLGEALTATNLFGILLLIGGLALVSREIVNDDDVGGSDNVSPALLVVPLGAAFFFGIEPIFAKIGFEEDTPILVALVVKTVAGLTAMTLYLRVRNNFPSFSLRSTEPVVLKWYALAGISNTIFLTSYYAALETAPVILVVPLVQTSPLVVVVLSLLFLSHLERVTPRLIAAATIVVVGATVVSLTT, encoded by the coding sequence ATGGTTAACGTTCTCGGCTTAACGTTCGCGGTGCTGGCGGCCCTCGCTCTCGGAGTAACGTCGATTTTCGTACGTCTCGGTTCCCGGAGCGGGAAGTCGAACGAGATCGTGATCGTCACCTTCATCGCCAACCTCACGTTCGTCGTTCCGATCACGCTCTACTGGTACTACCCCAATTTCGGGTTGACGCCCAGAGCGATCGTTGCATTCGCGATGGCGGGTACGATGGGGACGTTCTTCGGTCGGGCGCTTTTTTACAAGAGTATCGAAACGATCGGGGCGAGCAGAACGGAGCCGATAAAGGCGACGCAACCGCTTCACGCCGCCGTAATCGCCGCACTCGTTCTCGGTGAAGCGCTGACCGCGACCAACCTGTTCGGGATTCTCCTCCTGATCGGTGGACTCGCGCTCGTCTCTCGCGAGATCGTCAACGACGACGACGTCGGTGGAAGCGACAACGTCTCACCCGCACTGCTCGTCGTCCCACTCGGTGCCGCGTTCTTCTTCGGTATCGAGCCGATCTTCGCGAAGATCGGGTTCGAAGAGGACACGCCGATTCTCGTCGCGCTCGTCGTCAAAACGGTCGCCGGGCTGACCGCGATGACGCTCTATTTGCGAGTGCGGAATAACTTCCCGTCGTTTTCACTCCGTTCCACCGAACCCGTCGTATTGAAGTGGTACGCCCTCGCCGGCATCTCGAATACGATCTTTCTCACCTCGTACTACGCGGCGCTCGAGACCGCACCGGTTATCCTCGTCGTGCCGCTGGTCCAGACGAGTCCCCTCGTGGTCGTCGTCCTCTCGTTGCTGTTTCTCTCTCACCTCGAACGTGTGACACCGCGATTGATTGCGGCTGCGACGATCGTCGTCGTCGGAGCGACCGTCGTTTCGTTGACGACGTAA
- a CDS encoding VOC family protein, with product MVGQQRLEHAELGVTDLDDAVSFYTDVMGMIEIERSSDTVYLGCGLDENFDIAVTEGGTGTRHFAVRVDNSDELARYERNLDEEGVKTKRVDGEEPNQVEGIRFSMPMGVDMELVLVEDMGYRHSDEARVPGRSSVCPVDIDHITLGSLNPQENVEFLEDVVGFNVSEVLLKEDESWRGAFTRWGVHHHDVAVLGRPDGTEYNLRHIAWTMSSIDHMKAFIDNLAQAGYELEVTIHRHYAGDNLAAYFWEPGGNRFEICAEMATLDPNTPTNYCEPGEGYTAWGGVHPPESYRKDGS from the coding sequence ATGGTCGGACAACAACGGCTGGAGCACGCCGAGCTTGGAGTGACGGACCTCGACGACGCGGTGTCGTTTTACACGGACGTTATGGGTATGATTGAGATCGAACGGAGCAGCGACACGGTCTACCTCGGATGTGGGCTGGACGAGAACTTCGATATCGCGGTCACGGAAGGAGGGACGGGGACCCGACACTTCGCAGTCCGAGTCGACAATAGCGACGAGCTCGCTCGATACGAACGAAACCTCGACGAAGAAGGTGTGAAGACGAAACGGGTCGATGGTGAGGAACCCAACCAGGTCGAAGGAATTCGGTTTTCGATGCCGATGGGCGTTGACATGGAGCTGGTTCTCGTCGAGGACATGGGGTACAGACATTCGGACGAAGCCAGGGTTCCGGGACGCTCGAGCGTCTGTCCGGTAGATATTGACCACATCACTCTCGGTTCGTTAAATCCCCAGGAGAACGTGGAGTTTCTGGAAGACGTTGTGGGTTTCAACGTCTCGGAAGTGCTGTTGAAAGAGGACGAAAGTTGGCGCGGTGCGTTCACTAGGTGGGGCGTCCACCACCACGACGTCGCCGTCCTCGGTCGTCCCGACGGAACCGAGTACAACCTGCGTCACATCGCCTGGACGATGTCGAGCATCGACCACATGAAGGCGTTCATCGACAACTTAGCCCAGGCCGGCTACGAACTCGAGGTGACGATCCATCGCCACTACGCCGGCGACAATCTCGCCGCGTACTTCTGGGAACCCGGCGGAAATCGGTTCGAGATCTGCGCCGAGATGGCGACGCTCGATCCGAATACGCCGACGAACTACTGTGAGCCCGGCGAAGGGTACACGGCGTGGGGAGGCGTCCATCCGCCGGAATCGTACCGGAAAGACGGCTCGTAA
- a CDS encoding MATE family efflux transporter, with protein sequence MTEQVLRTLMRTVDMIVAGFFSPAAVAAVGLADIYARLPLWIGLGTGDAAIALSSQDTGSGATANRNEAVTQALLLGALTGIPFVLFGLLLNEWAIGVLGAESEVVALGAAYLAIILVSSPARHVVLISARSIQGTGDTLTPMYVNGATNVLNISLTIVLAFGIGPAPELSVIGIAAATAAADVLSAIAFLAVIASPRCELEFALPRQWIIAKQLVVIGTPRVAEGLTELVAEFPFNAILLVFGTEVNAAYHIGRRMYQQVADPLARGYSVTANILVGQAVGRGEHDVAYFNGWSTASLAVLTIGGLSAALFVGAEQFVLLFTRDPATVEYAASFAQAYALAAVFIALFESVSGALRGGSETRSPFAAKLTGTFGMLLGVTYVFGIQLEYGVVAAYVAIVADFLWRNVVVCTTFVRQSWLERGATMMSERGSAPADED encoded by the coding sequence ATGACTGAACAGGTGCTTCGCACGCTCATGCGAACAGTGGATATGATCGTCGCGGGCTTCTTTTCTCCCGCCGCCGTCGCCGCGGTCGGCCTCGCGGACATCTACGCACGACTCCCGCTCTGGATCGGCCTCGGAACCGGCGATGCCGCGATCGCGCTTTCGAGTCAGGACACCGGCAGCGGCGCAACGGCGAATCGAAACGAAGCGGTGACGCAGGCGCTGTTGCTCGGCGCGCTTACCGGTATCCCGTTCGTGTTGTTCGGACTTCTGTTGAACGAGTGGGCAATCGGCGTTCTCGGTGCCGAATCGGAGGTCGTTGCACTCGGCGCTGCGTACCTGGCGATCATCCTCGTTAGCAGTCCCGCACGCCACGTGGTGTTGATCTCCGCCCGATCGATCCAGGGAACTGGCGACACGCTCACGCCGATGTACGTCAACGGGGCCACGAACGTGTTGAACATCTCTCTGACGATCGTCCTCGCGTTCGGTATCGGTCCGGCACCAGAGCTGTCGGTGATCGGTATCGCCGCGGCGACGGCCGCTGCGGACGTTCTCTCCGCGATCGCGTTTCTCGCCGTGATCGCCAGCCCCCGCTGTGAACTCGAGTTCGCACTTCCACGCCAGTGGATCATCGCGAAGCAACTGGTCGTGATCGGAACGCCGCGGGTCGCGGAGGGTCTCACCGAGTTGGTGGCCGAATTCCCGTTCAACGCGATTCTCCTCGTCTTCGGAACGGAGGTGAACGCCGCGTACCACATCGGTCGTCGGATGTATCAGCAGGTCGCCGATCCGCTCGCTCGGGGGTATTCGGTCACAGCGAATATCCTGGTCGGGCAGGCGGTCGGCCGCGGCGAACACGACGTCGCCTACTTCAACGGCTGGTCGACGGCGTCGCTTGCGGTGTTGACCATCGGCGGATTGAGCGCCGCACTCTTCGTCGGCGCTGAGCAGTTTGTGCTACTCTTCACGCGCGATCCGGCGACGGTCGAGTACGCGGCTAGCTTCGCGCAAGCGTACGCGCTGGCCGCCGTCTTCATCGCCCTCTTCGAGTCCGTATCCGGCGCGCTTCGCGGCGGAAGCGAGACGCGATCACCGTTCGCCGCGAAGCTGACGGGTACGTTCGGGATGTTACTCGGTGTCACGTACGTTTTTGGAATTCAACTCGAGTACGGCGTCGTCGCCGCGTACGTGGCGATCGTTGCCGACTTCCTCTGGCGAAACGTCGTCGTCTGTACCACGTTCGTCCGTCAGTCCTGGCTCGAGCGAGGCGCAACGATGATGAGCGAACGGGGAAGTGCGCCGGCGGACGAGGATTGA
- a CDS encoding Bug family tripartite tricarboxylate transporter substrate binding protein, which produces MVHDINQLGADSATSRRKVLALSGSAMAAGVAGCLGDDDGDDDDEEYPTGDIDVIIPFDTGTGFDTFVRGVIEFLPGHLPNEVDVIPDNQGPAPEGTAAIYNAEPDGYEIGASMLLGMSVQELMLDAPFSIAEMTALPRIHADRAILAANTDTPYETVDDLQTTDEDLRWAVVGGTDSHYQAVITADEMGIPADIVPYDGAPDAIASTLRGETEITAFSASSTPMADGLTQGDLRPVMIYNDGPLDYLPYTQELDIADTTHDLGYSELDITSVQRVFFAPPDLPDDIHGVLEDALMDTMESDEMQEWADEDEGRFVDPAPSDVIADEIDMIHDLINEHEDTIQEHLDD; this is translated from the coding sequence ATGGTACACGATATCAATCAACTAGGGGCAGATAGTGCAACGTCGCGGCGAAAAGTACTCGCACTTTCGGGGTCGGCGATGGCAGCAGGTGTCGCGGGATGCCTCGGTGACGACGACGGTGACGACGACGACGAAGAGTACCCGACGGGTGACATCGACGTAATCATCCCGTTCGATACGGGAACCGGATTCGATACCTTCGTGCGGGGTGTCATCGAATTCCTTCCGGGCCACCTTCCAAACGAAGTGGACGTCATTCCGGACAACCAGGGTCCGGCACCGGAGGGAACGGCAGCGATCTACAATGCCGAACCAGACGGATACGAAATCGGCGCATCGATGCTACTTGGCATGTCCGTTCAGGAGCTCATGCTGGACGCGCCCTTCTCTATCGCGGAGATGACGGCGTTACCTCGAATCCACGCAGATCGGGCGATTCTCGCAGCGAACACGGATACACCGTACGAAACGGTAGACGACCTCCAAACGACTGACGAGGACCTACGGTGGGCAGTCGTGGGCGGAACCGACAGTCACTATCAGGCGGTGATAACGGCCGACGAGATGGGTATTCCCGCCGATATCGTTCCATACGACGGCGCACCGGATGCGATCGCCTCCACACTCCGCGGTGAAACCGAGATAACCGCGTTTTCGGCATCCTCGACGCCAATGGCCGACGGACTCACACAAGGAGATCTGCGACCGGTGATGATCTACAATGACGGCCCGCTAGACTACCTTCCGTACACGCAGGAACTGGACATTGCGGACACCACCCACGACCTCGGCTACTCCGAGCTGGACATCACCAGCGTCCAGCGAGTATTCTTCGCTCCACCGGATCTACCGGACGACATCCACGGCGTCCTCGAGGACGCGCTCATGGATACGATGGAATCGGACGAGATGCAGGAGTGGGCCGACGAAGACGAGGGTCGGTTCGTCGATCCGGCGCCGTCCGACGTGATCGCGGACGAGATCGACATGATCCACGATCTCATCAACGAGCACGAGGATACGATCCAGGAACATCTGGACGACTGA